In the Cryptococcus decagattii chromosome 12, complete sequence genome, one interval contains:
- a CDS encoding YggS family pyridoxal phosphate enzyme: MLRLVRRTAATATARTCPRTYARTYARMSAPISLEYTHDRAEVLKENIAAVQHDVDQAAGARRPKPRLVAVSKLKPASDIKALYDAGYRHFGENYIQEMVDKAAVLPEDINWHFIGSLQSNKSKLAASVPNLFILETLSSIKVANLVQKSLPPSRPSKLNVYLQINTSGEDSKSGLSPLPNTAQSTELVDLAVHVLEKCPGLNLLGIMTIGFWDASHDPTKPNPDFECLKRTRAELAKALADKGVPGAPAEDELELSMGMSADFVQAIKEGSNSVRVGTRIFGERPKKKVV, from the exons ATGCTCAGACTCGTACGCCGCACAGCTGCAACAGCCACTGCCAGAACCTGCCCAAGAACCTACGCCAGAACCTACGCAAGAATGTCGGCACCTATATCCCTAGAATACACTCACGACAGAGCCGAGGTTCTCAAAGAGAACATTGCCGCTGTACAGCACGATGTAGATCAAGCTGCAGGTGCACGACGACCCAAG CCCCGCTTGGTAGCCGTTTCCAAACTCAAGCCAGCTTCTGATATTAAAGCTCTTTACGATGCCGGGTACCGTCATTTTGGGGAAAACTATATCCAGGAGATGGTAGACAAGGCTGCCGTT CTGCCCGAGGATATCAACTGGCATTTCATCGGCTCTCTCCAAAGCAACAAATCAAAACTCGCTGCCT CTGTTCCAAACCTCTTTATCCTCGAGACACTCTCCTCCATCAAAGTCGCCAATCTTGTCCAAAaatctctccctccttcacGCCCATCCAAACTCAACGTCTACCTCCAAATCAACACCTCGGGCGAAGACTCCAAATCGGGCTTATCCCCCCTCCCGAACACCGCCCAATCGACAGAGCTCGTCGACCTCGCCGTGCACGTGCTTGAAAAATGCCCGGGACTCAACTTGTTGGGCATCATGACGATCGGCTTTTGGGACGCTTCACATGACCCCACAAAACCTAATCCGGATTTCGAATGTCTCAAGCGTACCCGCGCAGAGCTGGCAAAGGCTTTAGCGGACAAGGGTGTGCCAGGCGCGCCCGCAGAGGACGAGTTGGAGTTGAGTATGGGTATGAGCGCAGATTTCGTACAGGCGATCAAGGAGGGTAGCAATAGTGTGAGAGTGGGTACAAGAATCTTTGGTGAGCGGCCAAAGAAAAAAGTAGTGTAA
- a CDS encoding 37S ribosomal protein S10, mitochondrial, whose product MALPRSALACRGILRPAALNAAASSSRYTSSSPPPRNSGSSAVTPPRNSETALPVPLPGIKFLSIPPLTPLPPPHGIHVATLHLQAHHPYNLDLVSQFAVHAAHSLNISTSLPAFLPREKSLYTVLKSPFVMKKAQENFERRTHKRAIKVYDADREAIDLWLRYLRQNGLPGVGIKAYIHEWVDLGFGRKEADGEKNVIEIEVEEERIQHAAEELVKALSEGEGGEGGGQADKS is encoded by the exons ATGGCTCTCCCCCGCTCAGCGCTCGCATGCCGCGGCATCCTCCGCCCCGCCGCTCTCAACGCCGCCGCTTCATCTTCCCGCTACACGAG CTCATCTCCCCCCCCCCGCAACTCGGGCTCATCCGCGGTGACCCCCCCCCGCAACTCGGAGACAGCGCTCCCCGTCCCCCTTCCCGGTATAAAATTCCTTTCAATCCCCCCCCTCacccccctcccccccccccacGGTATCCACGTGGCAaccctccacctccagGCCCACCACCCGTACAACCTTGACCTCGTGTCTCAATTTGCGGTCCACGCCGCCCACTCACTCAACATTTCCACCTCCTTACCCGCCTTTCTCCCGAGAGAGAAGAGTTTGTACACCGTGTTAAAGTCACCGTTCGTCATGAAAAAGGCCCAGGAAAACTTTGAGCGTAGGACACACAAGCGCGCGATCAAAGTGTATGACGCAGACCGTGAGGCGATCGATCTCTGGCTCAGGTATCTCAGGCAGAATGGGCTTCCAGGCGTGGGAATCAAGGCGTATATCCATGAATGGGTCGATTTAGGGTTTGGCAGGAAAGAGGCCGATGGGGAGAAGAATGTGATTGAGATCGAGgtcgaggaggagaggataCAGCATGCTGCCGAGGAGCTGGTCAAGGCGCTgagtgaaggagagggcGGAGAGGGCGGCGGCCAGGCGGACAAGTCATAG